From the genome of Geothrix sp. 21YS21S-4, one region includes:
- a CDS encoding DUF488 domain-containing protein, whose amino-acid sequence MAVRVVRLGSPREPGEGLRLGTVRRPPRGVPKAEFAARDFYDLWMPEAAPSEGLVKEAQAAASDRDWAAFRKKYRAEMAQPERARLLDLLAALSHRTDLAVGCYCEDEARCHRSVLRELLAERGAELR is encoded by the coding sequence GTGGCCGTCCGCGTGGTGCGCCTGGGCAGTCCGAGGGAACCGGGGGAGGGGCTCCGGCTGGGGACGGTGCGCCGCCCGCCCCGGGGCGTTCCCAAGGCGGAGTTCGCCGCCCGCGATTTCTACGACCTGTGGATGCCGGAGGCGGCCCCCAGCGAGGGGCTGGTGAAGGAGGCCCAGGCCGCCGCCAGCGACCGCGACTGGGCCGCCTTCAGGAAGAAATACCGCGCGGAGATGGCCCAGCCGGAACGGGCCCGGCTGCTGGATCTCCTCGCCGCGCTGTCGCACCGGACGGATCTGGCGGTGGGCTGCTACTGCGAGGACGAGGCCCGCTGCCACCGCTCCGTCCTCCGCGAACTGCTGGCGGAGCGGGGCGCGGAACTCCGCTGA
- the pruA gene encoding L-glutamate gamma-semialdehyde dehydrogenase — MSNAIFSLPTPHNEPILSYAPGSKERALLKAELERQSAVELDIPLIIGGKEVRTGRTKAAVCPHDHQHVLARYHEAGETEVRMAIDAAMAAKKDWEATPWEDRAAVFHKAASLISSKYRYILNAATMLGQSKSAFQAEIDSTCEAADFFRFNTKFMEEIYRQQPQSDPQVWNRMQFRALEGFVFAVTPFNFTAIAANLPTAPAMMGNTVVWKPASTSVVSNYYLMQLYKEAGLPDGVINFLPGRGSMIGKLVIEDPNLAGLHFTGSTGVFNDMWKTIGNNLDRYRAYPRLVGETGGKDYIFVHASADVEAAASAIVRAGFEYQGQKCSACSRVYAPASLWAELKKRVLELMAGIRMGDVRDFRNFFNAVIDEPAFDSTMKYIELAKQAPDAEILVGGKGDKSKGYFIEPTIILTTNPKFVSMEEEIFAPVVTVYVYDDAKLDETLRLLDETSPYALTGAIFATDRYVINHLTEALANSAGNFYINDKCTGAVVGHQPFGGARTSGTNDKAGSFLNLVRWTSPRTIKESFTPPYDLRFPFLEAE; from the coding sequence ATGTCCAATGCCATCTTCAGCCTGCCCACCCCCCACAACGAGCCCATCCTCTCCTACGCCCCCGGCTCGAAGGAACGCGCCCTCCTCAAGGCCGAACTGGAGCGCCAGTCCGCGGTGGAGCTGGACATTCCCCTGATCATCGGCGGGAAGGAAGTCCGCACGGGCCGCACCAAGGCCGCCGTCTGCCCCCACGACCACCAGCACGTCCTGGCCCGCTACCACGAGGCCGGCGAGACCGAAGTGCGCATGGCCATCGACGCCGCCATGGCCGCCAAGAAGGACTGGGAAGCCACGCCCTGGGAGGACCGCGCCGCCGTCTTCCACAAGGCCGCCAGCCTGATCTCCTCCAAGTACCGCTACATCCTGAACGCCGCGACCATGCTGGGCCAGTCGAAGAGCGCCTTCCAGGCGGAGATCGACAGCACCTGCGAAGCGGCGGACTTCTTCCGGTTCAACACGAAGTTCATGGAAGAGATCTATCGGCAGCAGCCCCAGTCCGATCCCCAGGTCTGGAACCGGATGCAGTTCCGCGCGCTGGAAGGCTTCGTGTTCGCGGTGACGCCCTTCAACTTCACCGCCATCGCCGCCAACCTGCCCACGGCCCCCGCCATGATGGGCAACACCGTGGTGTGGAAGCCGGCGTCGACTTCCGTGGTGTCCAACTACTACCTCATGCAGCTCTACAAGGAAGCGGGCCTCCCCGACGGCGTGATCAACTTCCTGCCCGGCCGCGGCTCCATGATCGGCAAGCTGGTGATCGAGGATCCCAACCTCGCGGGCCTCCACTTCACCGGCTCCACGGGCGTGTTCAACGACATGTGGAAGACCATCGGGAACAACCTGGACCGCTACCGCGCCTATCCCCGCCTGGTGGGCGAGACCGGCGGGAAGGACTACATCTTCGTCCACGCCAGCGCCGACGTCGAAGCCGCCGCCTCCGCCATCGTCCGCGCCGGATTCGAGTACCAGGGCCAGAAGTGCTCCGCCTGTTCCCGCGTCTACGCGCCCGCTTCGCTGTGGGCCGAGCTGAAGAAGCGGGTGCTGGAGCTGATGGCCGGCATCCGCATGGGTGACGTCCGCGACTTCCGCAACTTCTTCAACGCCGTCATCGACGAGCCCGCCTTCGACAGCACGATGAAGTACATCGAGCTGGCGAAGCAGGCGCCGGACGCCGAGATCCTGGTGGGCGGCAAGGGCGACAAGTCCAAGGGCTACTTCATCGAGCCCACCATCATCCTCACCACCAACCCCAAGTTCGTGAGCATGGAAGAGGAGATCTTCGCGCCCGTCGTCACCGTCTACGTCTACGACGACGCGAAGCTGGACGAGACCCTGCGCCTCCTGGACGAGACCTCGCCCTACGCCCTGACCGGCGCGATCTTCGCGACCGACCGCTACGTGATCAACCACCTGACCGAGGCCCTGGCCAACAGCGCGGGGAACTTCTACATCAACGACAAGTGCACCGGCGCCGTGGTCGGCCACCAGCCCTTCGGCGGGGCCCGCACCTCGGGCACCAACGACAAGGCCGGCAGCTTCCTCAACCTGGTGCGCTGGACCTCCCCGCGCACCATCAAGGAGAGCTTCACGCCCCCCTACGACCTGAGGTTCCCCTTCCTCGAAGCGGAATAG
- a CDS encoding sensor histidine kinase yields the protein MSAVWVARGVLVGTWILLALLHLTQSPERRVQVWPLSYMLLEVLATASLAYRAWRTEGAERPAWTLLAVASFLEIPNLLVTFLSGGRHLPAASSVVSLLSAATGILGLAGVLSFPKEAEQAKAFRRRALDGLLFAGAVLFLLWMMGVQGSLRASVQGMGLRVMAAYLNAALLGGGLIFMVSGRAGRTIAPLRWLGGSALAWLASLSCWTLAGLPPVPAAAGWIVVAGGIPLFQGLAAWSWVENPRPVERKVEDLFPYLPIVVAMGVLGVLLPGASMELLRGAFGIFLAIVALLLLRQLQAIRDLRAARATLEDRVRQRTEALEEAQEALLRTERLNTLALMGAGLAHDLNNLLSVMKSAAEMAVLNLESGRPPALADLSRITVTAERAADLTGRLMRFVRREAEEVAPTDLTWELRDMETTLRMILPRTVELLIEVPAEEALVVLSSRPRLEQMLVNLVANARDAMPAGGRLTIRAAPAPERDVAKIDVADSGTGMTPEVLERIFDPFFTTKPLGKGTGLGLPSLRALVEEGGGRLEVASEPGKGSRFSIFLPLMSSAEGLMLERA from the coding sequence GTGTCCGCGGTGTGGGTGGCCCGGGGCGTGCTGGTGGGGACGTGGATCCTGTTGGCCCTGCTGCACCTGACCCAATCTCCCGAGCGCCGCGTCCAGGTCTGGCCCCTCAGCTACATGCTGCTGGAGGTCCTGGCCACCGCCAGCCTCGCGTACCGCGCATGGCGGACGGAGGGGGCCGAACGTCCCGCCTGGACCCTCCTGGCGGTCGCCAGCTTTCTGGAAATCCCCAACCTCCTCGTGACCTTCCTGAGTGGAGGGCGGCACCTTCCCGCGGCCTCATCCGTCGTCAGCCTCCTGAGCGCCGCCACCGGCATCCTGGGGCTCGCGGGCGTCCTCAGCTTCCCCAAGGAGGCGGAGCAGGCGAAGGCCTTCCGGCGGCGCGCGCTGGATGGCCTGCTGTTCGCGGGGGCTGTGCTCTTCCTGCTCTGGATGATGGGCGTCCAGGGCTCCCTGCGGGCCTCGGTCCAGGGGATGGGCCTGCGGGTGATGGCGGCCTACCTGAACGCCGCCCTGCTGGGCGGGGGCCTCATCTTCATGGTGTCGGGCCGCGCAGGGCGGACCATCGCGCCCCTCCGGTGGCTGGGGGGCTCGGCCCTGGCGTGGCTCGCCAGCCTGTCCTGCTGGACCCTGGCGGGCCTTCCGCCCGTGCCGGCGGCAGCGGGCTGGATCGTCGTGGCGGGGGGCATTCCCCTCTTCCAGGGCCTGGCGGCCTGGTCCTGGGTGGAGAACCCCCGGCCCGTGGAACGCAAGGTGGAAGACCTGTTCCCCTACCTGCCCATCGTGGTGGCGATGGGGGTTCTCGGCGTCCTGCTGCCCGGGGCGTCCATGGAGCTGCTGCGGGGCGCTTTCGGGATCTTCCTCGCCATCGTGGCGCTCCTGCTGCTGCGGCAGCTCCAGGCCATTCGGGACCTGCGGGCCGCCCGCGCGACCCTGGAGGACCGGGTCCGCCAGCGGACCGAGGCTCTGGAGGAGGCCCAGGAGGCGCTGCTCCGCACCGAGCGCCTGAACACCCTGGCGCTGATGGGCGCGGGCTTGGCCCACGACCTGAACAACCTCCTCAGCGTCATGAAGAGCGCCGCCGAGATGGCCGTCCTCAACCTGGAGAGCGGCCGCCCGCCGGCCCTGGCGGACCTCTCCCGGATCACCGTGACCGCGGAGCGGGCGGCGGATCTCACGGGCCGGCTGATGCGGTTCGTGCGCCGGGAAGCGGAAGAGGTCGCGCCTACGGATCTGACCTGGGAGCTGCGGGACATGGAGACGACCCTGCGGATGATCCTCCCCCGGACGGTGGAACTGCTCATCGAGGTGCCCGCCGAGGAAGCCCTGGTGGTCCTCAGCTCCCGTCCCCGGCTGGAGCAGATGCTGGTGAACCTGGTGGCCAACGCCCGCGACGCCATGCCCGCCGGCGGCCGCCTCACCATCCGGGCGGCTCCCGCTCCCGAGCGCGATGTGGCGAAGATCGACGTGGCCGATTCCGGGACCGGCATGACGCCGGAAGTCCTGGAGCGGATCTTCGATCCCTTCTTCACCACCAAGCCCCTGGGCAAGGGGACGGGCCTGGGCCTGCCCTCCCTCCGGGCCCTCGTGGAGGAGGGCGGCGGCCGGCTGGAAGTGGCCAGCGAACCCGGCAAGGGATCGCGGTTCAGCATCTTCCTGCCGCTGATGTCCTCCGCCGAAGGGCTGATGCTCGAGCGCGCCTGA